A part of Streptomyces sp. NBC_01235 genomic DNA contains:
- a CDS encoding histidine phosphatase family protein — protein sequence MGDLFLVRHGETSWSRSGRHTGSTDVPLTDHGREEARLLVPLIRSHRIGAAFVSPLQRARETAELIGLHDVRVDTDLREWDYGGYEGVTTVEIQRGRPGWFLFTDGVAPGPPDHPGETPEQVGERADRILAKVDAAHANTEGCVVLVAHGHFLRVLTARRLGLPASAGSLFQLATGTLCRLATEHGRPVIAAWNVRPGS from the coding sequence GTGGGCGACCTGTTTCTCGTCCGGCACGGCGAGACCTCCTGGTCGCGCTCCGGACGGCACACCGGATCGACGGACGTCCCGCTCACCGACCACGGGCGGGAGGAGGCACGGCTGCTGGTGCCGCTGATCCGCTCGCACCGGATCGGGGCCGCGTTCGTCAGCCCGTTGCAGCGGGCGCGGGAGACGGCGGAGCTGATCGGGCTGCACGACGTCCGGGTCGACACGGACCTGCGCGAGTGGGACTACGGCGGCTACGAGGGCGTCACCACTGTCGAGATCCAGCGCGGCCGGCCGGGCTGGTTCCTGTTCACGGACGGCGTCGCGCCCGGGCCGCCCGACCATCCCGGGGAGACGCCCGAGCAGGTCGGGGAGCGGGCCGACCGGATCCTGGCCAAGGTCGACGCGGCGCACGCCAACACCGAGGGGTGCGTGGTGCTGGTGGCGCACGGGCACTTCCTGCGGGTGCTGACCGCCCGCCGGCTCGGACTGCCGGCGTCGGCGGGATCGCTGTTCCAGCTGGCGACAGGGACACTGTGCCGGCTGGCCACCGAGCACGGGCGGCCGGTGATCGCCGCCTGGAATGTCAGACCCGGGTCGTAG
- a CDS encoding pyridoxal phosphate-dependent aminotransferase, which yields MEFRQSNKLSEVCYEIRGPVIEHANALEAAGHSVLRLNTGNPALFGFEAPEEILQDMIRMLPQAHGYTDSRGILSARRAVAQRYQERGLEVGVDDVFLGNGVSELVSMAVQALVEDGDEILIPAPDFPLWTAVTTLAGGKAVHYLCDEQADWYPDLDDMASKITDRTKAVVIINPNNPTGAVYPKEIIEGILDLARRHGLMVFADEIYDQILYDDAVHHSAAALAPDLVVLTFCGLSKTYRVAGFRSGWLVVTGPRQHAKDYLEGLTMLASMRLCANAPAQYAIQAALGGRQSIRELTVPGGRLYDQRDMAWEKLNEIPGVSCVKPKGALYAFPRIDPKVHPIHDDEKFVLDLLLREKIQVVQGTGFNWPAPDHFRILTLPHADDLEAAIGRIGRFLSGYRQ from the coding sequence ATGGAGTTCCGGCAGTCGAACAAGTTGAGCGAGGTCTGTTACGAGATCCGCGGCCCGGTGATCGAGCACGCCAACGCGCTGGAGGCGGCGGGCCACAGCGTCCTGCGCCTGAACACCGGCAACCCCGCGCTCTTCGGTTTCGAGGCGCCGGAGGAGATCCTCCAGGACATGATCCGGATGCTCCCGCAGGCGCACGGCTACACGGACTCGCGCGGCATCCTCTCCGCCCGCCGCGCCGTGGCCCAGCGCTACCAGGAGCGGGGCCTGGAGGTCGGCGTCGACGACGTCTTCCTCGGCAACGGCGTGTCGGAACTGGTGTCGATGGCCGTACAGGCGCTGGTGGAGGACGGCGACGAGATCCTCATCCCAGCCCCCGACTTCCCCCTCTGGACGGCGGTCACCACGCTCGCGGGCGGCAAGGCGGTCCACTACCTCTGCGACGAGCAGGCCGACTGGTACCCGGACCTGGACGACATGGCGTCGAAGATCACGGACCGCACGAAGGCGGTTGTGATCATCAATCCGAACAACCCCACCGGGGCGGTCTACCCCAAGGAGATCATCGAGGGCATCCTCGACCTCGCCCGCCGGCACGGCCTGATGGTCTTCGCCGACGAGATCTACGACCAGATCCTGTACGACGACGCCGTCCACCACTCGGCCGCCGCGCTCGCCCCCGACCTGGTCGTCCTGACCTTCTGCGGCCTGTCGAAGACGTACCGGGTGGCGGGCTTCCGTTCGGGCTGGCTGGTGGTGACCGGCCCCAGGCAACACGCGAAGGACTACCTGGAGGGCCTCACGATGCTGGCCTCCATGCGCCTGTGCGCCAACGCGCCCGCCCAGTACGCCATCCAGGCCGCGCTCGGCGGCCGCCAGTCCATCCGCGAGCTGACGGTGCCGGGCGGCAGGCTGTACGACCAGCGGGACATGGCCTGGGAGAAGCTCAACGAGATCCCGGGCGTGTCGTGCGTGAAGCCCAAGGGCGCGCTGTACGCGTTCCCGCGCATCGACCCCAAGGTGCACCCCATCCACGACGACGAGAAGTTCGTCCTGGACCTGCTCCTGAGGGAGAAGATCCAGGTCGTCCAGGGCACCGGCTTCAACTGGCCCGCCCCCGACCACTTCCGCATCCTCACCCTCCCCCACGCGGACGACCTGGAGGCGGCCATCGGCCGGATCGGGCGGTTCCTGAGCGGGTACCGGCAGTAG
- a CDS encoding helix-turn-helix domain-containing protein, whose product MSPRRSYDQYCSAARALDTVGDRWTLLIVRELLAGPRRYTDLHADLPGVSTDVLASRLKDMERDGLTTRRRLPPPGAAYVYELTGRGRELLPVLQALGEWGEGELGERRPTDALRAHWFALPLLRGLEGEGLEGEGLVEVRLEEGDFHLFVGAAGGPVYGYGAASVEPDARLVLDTDTCTAVAQGELTVRDAVRAGRIGVSGDSTLAKALREA is encoded by the coding sequence ATGTCACCTCGCCGAAGCTACGACCAGTACTGTTCCGCCGCCCGCGCGCTCGACACCGTCGGCGACCGCTGGACCCTGCTGATCGTCCGGGAGCTGCTCGCCGGCCCGCGCCGCTACACGGACCTGCACGCCGACCTGCCGGGCGTGAGCACGGACGTGCTCGCCTCGCGGCTGAAGGACATGGAACGGGACGGGCTGACCACCCGGCGCAGGCTGCCTCCGCCGGGCGCGGCCTACGTGTACGAACTCACCGGGCGGGGACGTGAGTTGCTCCCCGTACTCCAGGCGCTGGGGGAGTGGGGCGAAGGCGAACTCGGTGAACGGCGGCCCACCGACGCCCTGCGCGCGCACTGGTTCGCGCTGCCCCTGCTGCGCGGGCTGGAGGGCGAGGGGCTCGAAGGCGAAGGACTCGTCGAAGTCCGGCTGGAGGAAGGGGACTTCCATCTGTTCGTCGGCGCGGCGGGCGGGCCGGTGTACGGCTACGGGGCCGCGTCCGTGGAGCCCGACGCGCGGCTGGTCCTCGACACGGACACCTGCACGGCCGTCGCCCAGGGGGAGTTGACCGTGCGGGACGCGGTGCGCGCCGGGCGGATCGGCGTGAGCGGTGACAGCACCCTGGCCAAGGCTCTGCGGGAGGCCTGA
- a CDS encoding VWA domain-containing protein, with translation MIRTQRLAAGVCALLAALTAGIAFPAGAVADETTALSPKVDLVLDVSGSMRTKDMDGGTRMAAAKQAFNEVLDATPENVLLGIRTLGANYPGDDQKTGCKDTAQLYPVGPLDRTEAKTAVATLSPTGWTPIGPALLKAADDLDGGTGSKRIVLISDGEDTCAPLDPCEVAREIAAKGIGLTIDTLGLVPNVKMRQQLSCIAEATGGTYTSVEHTEELTDRVNQLVDRAADPVVTPVATQGAASCAKAPTLKSGLYTDREEFGQERWYRVDVEPGQELRASVSVSADRAMNPDYGVLMRAVTVHGREIVRGEAAGNGRTDVISTGLRYPKAESDEDEAPAETVCVQVTNSYSAASGVKATPGMPLELTVDVVDGPSQASDVASFGLGRGWWLLGVLVLAGFLAGVLWGWLSRWRVAVWRTN, from the coding sequence ATGATCAGAACACAACGGCTGGCGGCGGGCGTCTGCGCCCTGCTCGCCGCGCTCACGGCCGGGATCGCGTTCCCGGCCGGGGCGGTAGCCGACGAGACCACCGCCCTCTCACCCAAGGTCGACCTGGTCCTCGACGTCAGCGGTTCGATGCGGACGAAGGACATGGACGGCGGGACGCGGATGGCCGCGGCCAAGCAGGCGTTCAACGAGGTGCTGGACGCGACCCCGGAGAACGTTCTCCTCGGCATCCGCACCCTCGGCGCCAACTACCCGGGTGACGACCAGAAGACGGGCTGCAAGGACACCGCGCAGCTCTACCCGGTCGGCCCGCTGGACCGGACCGAGGCGAAGACGGCGGTGGCGACCCTGTCGCCGACCGGCTGGACGCCGATCGGTCCCGCCCTGCTGAAGGCGGCCGACGATCTCGACGGCGGCACCGGCTCCAAGCGCATCGTGCTGATCAGTGACGGCGAGGACACCTGCGCTCCGCTCGATCCGTGCGAGGTGGCCCGCGAGATCGCGGCCAAGGGCATCGGCCTGACCATCGACACCCTCGGCCTGGTGCCCAACGTCAAGATGCGCCAGCAGCTCAGCTGCATCGCCGAGGCGACCGGCGGCACCTACACGTCGGTGGAGCACACCGAAGAACTCACCGACCGCGTCAACCAGTTGGTCGACCGGGCCGCCGACCCCGTGGTGACCCCGGTGGCCACCCAGGGCGCGGCCTCCTGCGCCAAGGCGCCGACGCTGAAGTCGGGTCTGTACACCGACCGCGAGGAGTTCGGCCAGGAGCGCTGGTACCGGGTCGACGTCGAGCCGGGCCAGGAACTGCGCGCCTCGGTGAGCGTGTCGGCGGACCGCGCCATGAACCCCGACTACGGGGTGCTGATGCGGGCGGTCACGGTGCACGGCCGGGAGATCGTGCGCGGCGAGGCGGCCGGGAACGGCCGTACCGACGTCATCTCGACCGGTCTGCGCTATCCGAAGGCGGAGAGCGACGAGGACGAGGCTCCCGCCGAGACGGTGTGCGTGCAGGTGACCAACTCCTACTCGGCGGCCTCCGGTGTGAAGGCCACGCCGGGCATGCCGCTGGAGCTGACCGTGGACGTGGTCGACGGGCCGTCGCAGGCGAGCGACGTGGCCTCCTTCGGCCTCGGTCGCGGCTGGTGGCTGCTGGGTGTCCTGGTGCTGGCCGGCTTCCTCGCGGGTGTGCTGTGGGGCTGGCTGTCACGCTGGCGGGTCGCGGTCTGGAGGACCAACTGA
- a CDS encoding IucA/IucC family protein — protein MHRPPTAEAELAAELAAVRPALGPRYSAALPGARAAVLTRLWRALVHEPLPWIAHREVSGAESLLRLRDGRRLHGPRADPYGTAAHVTDVRLDGVAYDDPARLMTKLAVPHGGAFAAELGHSVASLALSRANQEPDGTSSEDPREWPVHDWEWEQRVVDGHPFHPNCRARPGFSVVEQLAYGPEHRPSVRLGLLPVPAGECLVSGEWPEQLRDGGRLLIPVHPWQAAHVLKRSCEEGVVAHPLMSLRTLAMPGGPHVKTALSTRLTSSVRDISVGSIAASATLSAFAESLAPRADGLLHMTRTLGAATADSPDLAAVLRESPRVYGAPGEQVVPVGALAGTGLPGSAPWLAEFARLALTVGLRLLERGVALEAHGQNLLVVLSASGAPLRLVYRDLADIRVSPARLARHGVPLPDDLPARILTDDVTALRRKLFGSLVAGALAATAGSRQALCSALETAVRDLPHTPDLAALCEKPLPTKALTLMRLSPQAPGDQWALLPNPLDADAD, from the coding sequence GTGCACCGTCCCCCCACCGCCGAGGCCGAGCTCGCCGCGGAACTGGCCGCCGTACGCCCCGCTCTCGGCCCGCGGTACTCGGCCGCGCTGCCCGGGGCGCGGGCAGCCGTGCTGACCCGGCTGTGGCGGGCGCTCGTCCACGAGCCGCTGCCCTGGATCGCGCACCGGGAGGTGTCGGGGGCGGAGAGCTTGCTGCGGCTGCGCGACGGCCGCCGTCTGCACGGCCCGCGCGCCGACCCGTACGGGACCGCCGCCCATGTGACGGACGTGCGGCTGGACGGGGTGGCGTACGACGATCCCGCGCGGCTGATGACGAAGCTGGCGGTGCCGCACGGCGGGGCCTTCGCCGCCGAACTCGGCCACAGTGTCGCGTCGTTGGCGCTGTCACGGGCCAACCAGGAGCCCGACGGCACCTCGTCCGAGGACCCGCGGGAGTGGCCGGTGCACGACTGGGAGTGGGAGCAGCGCGTCGTCGACGGGCATCCGTTCCACCCCAACTGCCGTGCGCGGCCCGGCTTCTCGGTGGTCGAGCAGCTGGCGTACGGGCCCGAGCACCGGCCGTCGGTGCGGCTGGGTCTGCTGCCGGTGCCGGCCGGTGAGTGCCTGGTGTCGGGCGAGTGGCCGGAGCAGCTGCGGGACGGGGGCCGGCTGCTGATCCCGGTGCATCCCTGGCAGGCCGCGCACGTGCTCAAACGATCCTGCGAGGAGGGGGTCGTGGCGCATCCGCTGATGTCACTTCGCACGCTCGCGATGCCTGGCGGGCCGCACGTCAAGACCGCGCTGAGCACCCGGCTGACGTCCTCGGTGCGGGACATCTCCGTGGGCTCCATCGCCGCCTCCGCGACTCTCTCGGCGTTCGCGGAGAGCCTGGCGCCGCGCGCGGACGGCCTGCTGCACATGACCCGCACCCTGGGCGCGGCCACCGCCGACTCCCCCGACCTGGCGGCCGTGTTGCGCGAGTCGCCGCGCGTGTACGGAGCGCCGGGCGAGCAAGTCGTCCCGGTGGGCGCCCTCGCCGGCACCGGACTGCCCGGCTCCGCGCCCTGGTTGGCGGAGTTCGCACGGCTCGCGCTCACCGTCGGGCTGCGACTGCTGGAGCGGGGTGTGGCGTTGGAGGCGCACGGCCAGAACCTGCTGGTGGTGCTGTCGGCGTCGGGCGCCCCGCTGCGGCTGGTCTACCGCGACCTGGCCGACATCCGCGTCAGCCCGGCCCGGCTGGCCCGGCACGGCGTCCCGCTGCCGGACGACCTGCCCGCGCGGATCCTCACGGACGACGTGACCGCGCTGCGGCGCAAGCTGTTCGGCTCCCTGGTGGCGGGCGCGCTCGCGGCGACGGCCGGCAGCCGTCAGGCCCTGTGCTCGGCCCTGGAGACGGCCGTACGGGACCTGCCGCACACCCCGGACCTCGCGGCGCTGTGCGAGAAACCGCTTCCCACGAAGGCGCTGACGCTGATGCGGCTGTCCCCGCAAGCGCCCGGGGACCAGTGGGCCCTGCTGCCCAACCCGCTGGATGCGGACGCGGACTGA
- a CDS encoding IucA/IucC family protein has translation MDRVDLIPPPADAAAPAADIAERADAYAAAPLLNCLLREVAEPLPGPSGGDGRLVYRLPGGDRLLRVRGARRPAAPEVYAAGAWHRLDHSELVKLVAEVLRGHTGLSNHELPAEMIDSRDAVAALLTARARAAPPAAGYLRSEQSLVTGHPHHPAPKARGGGPHAGWLPYAPEAHARFPLVLLGLREDLVVEEGDTSALDALGEAPPGYRLLPAHPWQLDLAGRRLAPAFADGRLLRLGTTDFEAWPTAAVRTLYAPERDLCLKFSLDVRITNDIRRLWRHDLLKLCRTDAAAARAFETLGGPAAGGPAAGGPAARGPAVWLSDRGYRTAAFAFEELAVLVRDGLDDRLLPGATPLLAAGLVEGFDGSPLDATADPAAWWEAYLAVVVPPALRVFAEHGVVLEAHLQNTLVAVDADGTPVQALFRDAEGVKLLPDVERAAGWERLVYCLVVNHLCEVAAALAERHPGLDPWPAVRRELARHDLPEAAALLTAPTLPGKTNLLLRWTGADGADARYLPLPNPLAAGR, from the coding sequence GTGGATCGCGTGGACCTCATACCCCCGCCCGCCGACGCCGCGGCACCCGCCGCGGACATCGCCGAGCGCGCCGACGCCTACGCGGCCGCGCCGTTGCTCAACTGTCTGCTGCGGGAGGTCGCCGAACCGCTGCCCGGGCCGTCGGGAGGGGACGGCCGGCTCGTGTACCGGCTGCCCGGCGGCGACCGTCTGCTGCGGGTGCGCGGCGCCCGGCGGCCCGCCGCACCCGAGGTGTACGCGGCGGGTGCCTGGCACCGCCTCGACCACTCCGAGCTCGTCAAACTGGTCGCCGAGGTACTGCGTGGGCACACCGGGCTGTCCAACCACGAACTGCCCGCCGAGATGATCGACAGCAGGGACGCGGTGGCCGCTCTGCTCACCGCACGCGCGCGTGCCGCCCCGCCGGCCGCCGGCTATCTGCGTTCCGAGCAGTCCCTGGTCACCGGTCACCCCCACCACCCCGCCCCCAAGGCGCGCGGCGGCGGTCCGCACGCCGGCTGGCTGCCGTACGCCCCCGAGGCGCACGCCCGCTTCCCGCTGGTCCTGCTGGGCCTGCGCGAGGACCTGGTCGTCGAGGAGGGCGACACCTCCGCGCTGGACGCCCTCGGCGAGGCCCCGCCCGGCTACCGGCTGCTGCCGGCCCACCCCTGGCAGCTCGACCTGGCCGGCCGCCGGCTCGCGCCCGCCTTCGCCGACGGCCGTCTGCTGCGGCTCGGCACGACCGACTTCGAGGCCTGGCCGACGGCCGCCGTACGCACGCTGTACGCGCCCGAGCGGGACCTGTGCCTGAAATTCAGCCTCGACGTCCGCATCACCAACGACATCCGTCGGCTGTGGCGCCACGACCTGCTGAAACTGTGCCGGACCGACGCGGCGGCGGCCCGGGCCTTCGAGACGCTCGGCGGCCCCGCGGCCGGCGGCCCCGCGGCCGGTGGCCCGGCGGCCCGGGGCCCGGCGGTCTGGCTGAGCGACCGCGGCTACCGCACCGCGGCCTTCGCCTTCGAGGAGCTCGCCGTCCTGGTCCGCGACGGCCTGGACGACCGGCTGCTGCCCGGCGCGACCCCGCTGCTCGCCGCGGGCCTCGTGGAGGGCTTCGACGGCAGTCCCCTGGACGCCACGGCGGACCCGGCGGCCTGGTGGGAGGCCTACCTGGCCGTCGTCGTCCCCCCGGCGCTCCGGGTCTTCGCCGAGCACGGCGTCGTCCTCGAGGCGCATCTGCAGAACACCCTGGTCGCCGTCGACGCCGACGGCACCCCCGTGCAGGCCCTGTTCCGGGACGCCGAGGGCGTGAAACTGCTGCCGGACGTGGAGCGGGCGGCCGGCTGGGAGCGGCTGGTGTACTGCCTGGTCGTGAACCACCTCTGCGAGGTCGCCGCGGCCCTCGCCGAACGCCACCCCGGCCTCGACCCGTGGCCCGCCGTCCGCCGTGAACTGGCCCGCCACGACCTCCCCGAGGCCGCCGCGCTCCTCACCGCGCCCACCCTGCCCGGCAAGACGAACCTGCTGCTGCGCTGGACGGGCGCGGACGGGGCGGACGCCCGCTACCTGCCGCTGCCCAATCCCCTGGCCGCGGGCCGCTGA
- a CDS encoding HipA family kinase: MLRDVTAVRYVTPLRSGGSVPGVVEADDLGTYVVKFTGSAQGRKALVAEVIVGELARALGLRFPELVFVHFDPAIADGEPHQEVRDLHAASNGLNLGMDYLPGAKDFTPGVAKTFGVDPLEAGRIVWLDALTVNVDRTVHSSNLMVWPTLGIAPPRLWLIDHGAALVFHHRWDGSDPGKRYDFRHHALGHYGPDVRAADAELAPRVTRELLRDIAAEVPDAWLAGEEGFATPDDVREAYTDYLHARVRASEAWLPTDFPTREELAAEEAQRAARTQQGRPNWLKRVPDLHGEPAAEQDWSVHLG; the protein is encoded by the coding sequence GTGCTGCGCGACGTGACTGCTGTTCGATACGTGACCCCGCTGAGGTCCGGCGGCTCCGTGCCCGGAGTCGTCGAGGCCGACGACCTGGGCACGTACGTCGTGAAGTTCACCGGTTCCGCGCAGGGCCGCAAGGCGCTGGTCGCCGAGGTGATCGTGGGAGAGCTGGCCCGTGCGCTGGGCCTGCGCTTCCCCGAGCTGGTGTTCGTGCACTTCGACCCGGCGATCGCCGACGGCGAGCCCCATCAGGAGGTACGCGACCTCCACGCCGCGAGCAACGGCCTCAACCTCGGCATGGACTATCTGCCGGGCGCGAAGGACTTCACCCCAGGGGTGGCGAAGACCTTCGGTGTCGACCCGCTGGAGGCCGGGCGGATCGTCTGGCTCGACGCACTGACCGTGAACGTCGACCGCACGGTCCACAGCTCGAACCTGATGGTCTGGCCGACGCTCGGGATCGCGCCCCCGCGACTGTGGCTGATCGACCACGGCGCCGCCCTCGTCTTCCACCACCGCTGGGACGGGTCGGATCCCGGGAAGCGGTACGACTTCCGGCATCACGCCCTCGGCCACTACGGCCCCGACGTGCGGGCGGCCGACGCGGAGCTGGCGCCGAGGGTGACGCGAGAGCTGCTGCGGGACATCGCGGCGGAGGTCCCGGACGCCTGGCTGGCCGGCGAGGAGGGCTTCGCCACCCCGGACGACGTCCGGGAGGCGTACACGGACTACCTCCACGCGCGCGTGCGGGCCTCCGAGGCCTGGCTGCCCACCGACTTCCCCACCCGGGAGGAGCTCGCCGCCGAGGAGGCCCAGCGCGCGGCGAGGACCCAGCAGGGCCGCCCGAACTGGCTCAAGCGGGTCCCCGACCTGCACGGCGAACCGGCGGCGGAACAGGATTGGTCGGTGCACCTCGGATGA
- a CDS encoding SelT/SelW/SelH family protein — protein MTQTVQIEYCTQCRWLPRAAWLAQELLTTFETELTELSLKPGKGGVFVVRVNDEVVWDRREQGFPEPTAVKRLVRDRVAPGKSLGHSDTPG, from the coding sequence ATGACTCAGACCGTGCAGATCGAGTACTGCACCCAGTGCCGCTGGCTGCCCCGCGCGGCCTGGCTGGCGCAGGAGCTGCTGACGACCTTCGAGACGGAGCTCACGGAACTGTCCCTCAAGCCCGGCAAGGGCGGCGTCTTCGTCGTCCGTGTCAACGACGAGGTGGTCTGGGACCGCCGTGAGCAGGGCTTCCCGGAGCCGACGGCGGTGAAGCGGCTCGTGCGCGACCGAGTGGCCCCGGGGAAGTCCCTGGGCCACTCGGACACCCCCGGGTGA
- the aceB gene encoding malate synthase A produces the protein MSAPAPSPLAIVDAEPLPRQEEVLTEAALAFVAELHRRFTPRRDELLARRGERRAEIARTSTLDFLPETAAIRADDSWKVAPSPAALDDRRVEITGPTDRKMTINALNSGAKVWLADFEDASAPTWENVVLGQINLADAYTRNIDFTDPRSGKSYALKDDSELATVVMRPRGWHLNERHLVDADGSQVPGAFVDFGLYFFHNAQRLLDLGKGPYFYLPKTESHLEARLWNDVFVFAQDYVGIPQGTVRATVLIETITAAYEMEEILYELRDHASGLNAGRWDYLFSIVKNFRDGGARFVLPDRNAVTMTAPFMRAYTELLVRTCHKRGAHAIGGMAAFIPSRRDAEVNKVAFEKVRADKDREAGAGFDGSWVAHPDLVPIAMESFDKVLGDKPNQKDRLREDVHVEAADLIAIDSLDARPTYNGLVNAVQVGIRYIEAWLRGLGAVAIFNLMEDAATAEISRSQIWQWINAGVEFEHAGNTVKATPELAREVAAEELANIRAELGEETFAGGHWQQAHDLLLEVALDADYADFLTLPAYEQLKG, from the coding sequence ATGTCCGCACCAGCGCCGTCCCCGCTGGCCATCGTCGACGCCGAGCCCCTGCCGCGGCAGGAGGAGGTCCTCACCGAGGCGGCGCTCGCCTTCGTGGCCGAGCTGCACCGGCGGTTCACCCCGCGCCGTGACGAGCTCCTCGCCCGCCGGGGTGAGCGCCGCGCCGAGATCGCCCGTACCTCCACGCTCGACTTTCTCCCGGAGACCGCCGCGATCCGCGCGGACGACTCCTGGAAGGTGGCCCCCTCCCCCGCGGCCCTGGACGACCGCCGGGTCGAGATCACCGGCCCGACCGACCGCAAGATGACCATCAACGCCCTCAACTCGGGCGCGAAGGTCTGGCTCGCGGACTTCGAGGACGCCTCCGCGCCGACCTGGGAGAACGTCGTCCTCGGTCAGATCAACCTGGCCGACGCGTACACCCGGAACATCGACTTCACCGACCCGAGGTCGGGCAAGTCGTACGCCCTGAAGGACGACAGTGAGCTCGCCACGGTCGTCATGCGCCCGCGCGGCTGGCACCTCAACGAGCGGCACCTGGTCGACGCCGACGGCAGCCAGGTCCCCGGCGCCTTCGTCGACTTCGGCCTGTACTTCTTCCACAACGCCCAGCGCCTCCTCGACCTCGGCAAGGGCCCGTACTTCTACCTCCCGAAGACGGAGTCGCACCTGGAGGCCCGCCTGTGGAACGACGTGTTCGTCTTCGCGCAGGACTACGTCGGCATCCCGCAGGGCACCGTCCGTGCCACCGTCCTGATCGAGACGATCACGGCCGCGTACGAGATGGAGGAGATCCTCTACGAACTCCGCGACCACGCCTCGGGGTTGAACGCGGGCCGCTGGGACTACCTGTTCTCCATCGTGAAGAACTTCCGTGACGGCGGCGCCAGGTTCGTCCTCCCGGACCGCAACGCGGTGACGATGACCGCCCCGTTCATGCGCGCGTACACCGAACTCCTCGTCCGCACCTGCCACAAGCGCGGCGCGCACGCCATCGGCGGCATGGCGGCCTTCATCCCGTCCCGGCGGGACGCGGAGGTCAACAAGGTCGCCTTCGAGAAGGTCCGCGCCGACAAGGACCGTGAGGCCGGCGCCGGCTTCGACGGCTCCTGGGTCGCCCACCCCGACCTGGTCCCGATCGCCATGGAGTCCTTCGACAAGGTCCTCGGCGACAAGCCGAACCAGAAGGACCGCCTGCGCGAGGACGTCCACGTCGAGGCGGCCGACCTGATCGCGATCGACTCGCTGGACGCCAGGCCGACGTACAACGGGCTCGTCAACGCCGTGCAGGTCGGCATCCGTTACATCGAGGCCTGGCTGCGCGGCCTCGGCGCCGTCGCCATCTTCAACCTGATGGAGGACGCGGCCACCGCCGAGATCTCCCGCTCGCAGATCTGGCAGTGGATCAACGCGGGCGTCGAGTTCGAGCACGCGGGAAACACGGTGAAGGCGACCCCGGAACTGGCCCGCGAGGTCGCCGCCGAGGAACTCGCGAACATCCGTGCCGAACTGGGCGAAGAGACGTTCGCCGGCGGTCACTGGCAGCAGGCCCACGACCTGCTCCTGGAGGTCGCCCTCGACGCCGACTACGCCGACTTCCTCACCCTGCCCGCCTACGAGCAGCTCAAGGGCTGA
- a CDS encoding nucleotidyltransferase family protein, which produces MTQKEDRTRDQVVGLLLAAGGGRRLGGRPKALLEHRGRPLVEHAVGVLRTAGCTRVHVVLGAAADAVRERARLEGCVIVPNPEWEQGMGTSLRAGLGSLAGTGARAALVSLVDQPGIGAQAVARVLAAYEDESSLVSAAYDGVRGHPVLFGAVHWAGVTATATGDRGARAYLREHQEAITLVECADVARPFDIDTPQDLVHLE; this is translated from the coding sequence ATGACGCAAAAGGAAGACCGGACGCGGGACCAGGTGGTCGGCCTGCTCCTGGCCGCGGGCGGGGGCCGGCGGCTCGGCGGGCGGCCCAAGGCACTGCTCGAACACCGGGGGCGGCCGCTGGTGGAGCACGCTGTGGGGGTGCTGCGTACGGCGGGCTGCACGCGCGTGCACGTGGTCCTCGGGGCCGCCGCCGACGCCGTACGGGAGCGGGCACGGCTGGAGGGGTGCGTGATCGTGCCGAACCCGGAGTGGGAGCAGGGCATGGGCACCTCACTGCGGGCCGGGCTCGGTTCGCTCGCCGGGACGGGGGCACGCGCCGCGCTCGTGTCGCTCGTCGACCAGCCCGGCATCGGGGCACAGGCGGTGGCCCGGGTGCTCGCCGCGTACGAGGACGAGTCCTCTCTCGTCTCCGCCGCCTACGACGGCGTACGCGGCCACCCCGTCCTGTTCGGGGCCGTCCACTGGGCGGGCGTCACGGCGACTGCGACCGGCGACCGGGGGGCACGCGCCTATCTGAGGGAACACCAGGAGGCGATCACGCTCGTCGAGTGCGCGGACGTGGCCCGGCCGTTCGACATCGACACCCCCCAGGATCTCGTCCACCTCGAGTGA
- a CDS encoding DUF5955 family protein has translation MTGNDEDPRVAELRTAVSRLRRELAAHPAEFPDRVIAEDELAALAAMATHGVPEVPRLRRSLLLIAGAIGSVSALARGLSDVRHAVELFGETPRR, from the coding sequence GTGACCGGCAACGACGAGGATCCGAGGGTGGCGGAACTGCGGACCGCGGTGTCCCGGCTGCGCCGCGAACTCGCCGCGCACCCGGCCGAGTTCCCGGACCGGGTCATCGCCGAGGACGAACTGGCCGCACTCGCCGCGATGGCGACCCACGGCGTCCCGGAGGTCCCCCGGTTACGCCGCTCCCTGCTGCTGATCGCGGGCGCGATCGGCTCGGTGAGCGCGCTGGCCCGCGGTCTGTCGGACGTACGCCACGCCGTGGAGCTGTTCGGGGAGACACCGCGCCGCTGA